A region from the Microcella frigidaquae genome encodes:
- a CDS encoding TetR/AcrR family transcriptional regulator: protein MSRATPDAARAAGRLSRAQVLEGAVRLADADGLDAVSMRRLSAELGVVPMALYKHVVDKDDLVAGMIDSVVARYPAPEPDAGWRDAVRQRVLGARDALQEHPWLRCAIERATLRTPTVLAYMNAVAGDLRGGGLSYDLVHHAMHALGHRIWGFSPEAFAAPDAPAGAAGTGAAAPAPEPAELEALAAHFPHVVAIAVDTAQRNPLGACDTDAEFVFTLDLLLDAFGRLHEAGWASH from the coding sequence ATGTCAAGAGCGACCCCCGATGCCGCCCGGGCTGCCGGGCGCCTGAGCCGCGCGCAGGTGCTGGAGGGGGCGGTCCGGCTCGCCGACGCCGACGGGCTCGATGCGGTGAGCATGCGCCGGCTCTCGGCCGAGCTCGGGGTCGTGCCGATGGCCCTCTACAAGCACGTTGTCGACAAGGACGACCTCGTCGCGGGCATGATCGACAGCGTCGTCGCCCGGTACCCCGCGCCCGAACCGGATGCGGGCTGGCGCGACGCGGTGCGGCAGCGCGTTCTCGGGGCCCGGGACGCCCTGCAGGAGCATCCCTGGTTGCGCTGCGCGATCGAGCGCGCCACCCTGCGCACCCCGACGGTGCTCGCGTACATGAACGCCGTCGCCGGCGATCTGCGGGGAGGGGGGCTCTCGTACGACCTCGTGCACCACGCCATGCACGCGCTCGGGCACCGCATCTGGGGCTTCAGCCCCGAGGCGTTCGCGGCCCCGGATGCTCCTGCCGGTGCCGCGGGAACCGGTGCGGCCGCCCCCGCTCCCGAGCCCGCCGAGCTGGAAGCCCTGGCCGCGCACTTCCCGCACGTCGTCGCGATCGCCGTCGACACGGCGCAGCGCAACCCGCTGGGTGCCTGCGACACCGACGCCGAGTTCGTCTTCACCCTCGATCTGCTGCTCGACGCGTTCGGGCGGCTGCACGAGGCCGGGTGGGCATCGCACTGA
- a CDS encoding aldo/keto reductase, translating to MADTHDAYLAADDRYDRLEYARVGRSGLRLPRISLGLWNSFGDDRPLATQRAILRRAFDRGVTHFDLANNYGPPAGSAEQNFGTILAQDFARYRDELIISTKAGYYMWPGPYGEWGSRKYVLSSLDASLQRMGLDYVDIFYHHRPDPDTPLEETMGALASAVQSGKALYVGISNYDAEQTRAAHRVLADLGVPLLIHQPRYNMFDRRMEEGLLDALAELDLGSIVFSPLAQGLLTDRYLGGVPADSRAAEGRWITADTIDDEYLERARALNAIAEARGQSLAQLALLWVLRHPQVTSALIGASSVRQLDNSLDTLEGPALTADELAAIEPHAVHGTGSRR from the coding sequence ATGGCCGACACCCACGACGCGTACCTCGCCGCCGACGACCGCTACGACCGCCTTGAGTACGCGCGGGTCGGGCGCAGCGGGCTGCGGCTGCCGCGCATCTCGCTCGGCCTCTGGAACAGCTTCGGCGACGACCGCCCGCTCGCGACGCAGCGCGCGATTCTGCGCCGCGCCTTCGACCGCGGCGTGACCCACTTCGACCTGGCGAACAACTACGGGCCGCCCGCCGGCAGCGCCGAGCAGAACTTCGGCACGATCCTCGCGCAGGACTTCGCCCGCTACCGCGATGAGCTCATCATCTCGACGAAGGCCGGGTACTACATGTGGCCCGGGCCGTACGGCGAGTGGGGGTCGCGCAAGTACGTGCTGAGCTCGCTCGACGCGAGCTTGCAGCGCATGGGCCTCGACTACGTCGACATCTTCTACCACCACCGCCCCGACCCCGACACGCCCCTCGAGGAGACCATGGGCGCCCTCGCGAGCGCGGTGCAGAGCGGCAAGGCGCTGTACGTCGGCATCTCGAACTACGACGCCGAGCAGACGCGCGCCGCGCACCGCGTGCTCGCCGACCTGGGCGTTCCGCTGCTGATCCACCAGCCCCGGTACAACATGTTCGACCGACGCATGGAGGAGGGGCTGCTGGATGCTCTCGCCGAGCTCGACCTCGGCAGCATCGTCTTCTCGCCGTTGGCGCAGGGGCTGCTCACCGACCGGTACCTGGGCGGCGTGCCCGCCGACTCGCGCGCGGCCGAGGGGCGCTGGATCACCGCCGACACGATCGACGACGAGTACCTGGAGCGGGCTCGAGCGCTCAACGCGATCGCCGAGGCGCGCGGGCAGTCGCTCGCGCAGCTGGCCCTGCTGTGGGTGCTGCGCCACCCGCAGGTGACGAGCGCTCTCATCGGCGCGAGCAGCGTGCGCCAGCTCGACAACAGCCTCGACACGCTCGAGGGGCCCGCGCTGACGGCCGACGAGCTCGCGGCGATCGAGCCGCACGCCGTGCACGGCACCGGCTCGCGCCGCTGA
- the msrA gene encoding peptide-methionine (S)-S-oxide reductase MsrA, giving the protein MRTFHLAGGCFWCLDAVYRVLDGVHDVVSGYTGGHVVNPSYELVCTGSTGHAEAVAVTFDPDVIPADVILDVFFTLHDPRQLNRQGNDIGTQYRSAMFYADDEQKALFEAARDRASEYWDGGIVTQIEKLGPYYIAEEYHQDFFAKNPGQGYCLAVALPKVNKIRASYASYVKA; this is encoded by the coding sequence ATGCGAACCTTCCACCTGGCCGGCGGCTGCTTCTGGTGCCTCGACGCGGTCTATCGCGTTCTCGACGGCGTTCACGACGTGGTGTCGGGCTACACCGGCGGCCATGTCGTGAACCCGAGCTACGAGCTGGTGTGCACCGGCTCGACCGGTCACGCCGAGGCCGTGGCGGTGACCTTCGACCCCGACGTGATCCCGGCCGACGTGATCCTCGACGTCTTCTTCACACTGCACGACCCGCGGCAGCTGAACCGTCAGGGCAACGACATCGGAACCCAGTACCGCTCGGCGATGTTCTACGCCGACGACGAGCAGAAGGCCCTGTTCGAGGCCGCGCGCGACCGGGCATCGGAGTACTGGGACGGCGGCATCGTCACCCAGATCGAGAAGCTCGGCCCGTACTACATCGCCGAGGAGTACCACCAGGACTTCTTCGCGAAGAACCCTGGGCAGGGCTACTGCCTCGCCGTCGCCCTGCCCAAGGTCAACAAGATCCGCGCCTCCTACGCGTCGTACGTGAAGGCCTAG
- a CDS encoding DUF4386 domain-containing protein, with protein sequence MSTDRRLALWAGIAYLVTFVTSIPALALKTPLLESGAEPGLAAWGLVLEITLAFSCVATAVLLLPIARRVSQTLAVGFVASRTVEAGMILSGVLPVMALIALGRDNAMSPALVELHDAAFLLGPAFMSAVNALLLGTVMLRGRLVPRIIPTIGLIGGPLLLLSSYGVVLGLWEQTGTVGAVAALPIAVWEFSLGVWLIVKGVRLPAAPLEGARGGGASAPAVVGR encoded by the coding sequence ATGTCCACCGACCGCCGCCTCGCCCTCTGGGCCGGCATCGCCTACCTGGTGACCTTCGTCACCTCGATCCCCGCCCTCGCGCTCAAGACCCCGCTGCTCGAGAGCGGCGCCGAGCCCGGCCTCGCGGCCTGGGGGCTCGTGCTCGAGATCACGCTCGCCTTCAGCTGCGTCGCCACAGCCGTGCTCCTGCTGCCGATCGCGCGCCGCGTGAGCCAGACGCTCGCCGTCGGCTTCGTCGCCTCGCGCACGGTCGAGGCCGGGATGATCCTGTCGGGTGTGCTGCCGGTCATGGCGCTGATCGCGCTCGGGCGCGACAACGCGATGTCGCCGGCGCTCGTCGAACTCCACGACGCTGCGTTCCTGCTCGGTCCGGCGTTCATGTCGGCAGTCAACGCACTGCTGCTCGGCACCGTGATGCTGCGCGGGCGCCTCGTGCCGCGGATCATCCCCACGATCGGCCTCATCGGCGGGCCGCTGCTGCTGCTGTCGTCCTACGGCGTCGTGCTCGGTCTCTGGGAGCAGACGGGCACCGTGGGCGCGGTCGCGGCCCTGCCGATCGCGGTGTGGGAGTTCTCGCTCGGCGTGTGGCTGATCGTCAAGGGCGTGCGGCTGCCCGCCGCCCCGCTCGAGGGCGCGCGCGGCGGAGGCGCATCCGCCCCGGCGGTGGTCGGCCGCTAG
- a CDS encoding single-stranded DNA-binding protein has protein sequence MTDTIALTGLVATSPRHIVTSEGLTITSFRLASNQRRFDRGQNAWVDGDTNWYTVTAFRQLGTHVASSIEKGQRVIVIGRVRIRDWESGEKSGTTIEIDAESIGHDLTWGRATFTRTVVAAKTDSAEEAGTSAAESDGMDDAPAPSAESTLVGASSVPF, from the coding sequence ATGACCGACACCATCGCCCTCACCGGCCTGGTCGCGACCAGCCCCCGCCACATCGTCACCAGCGAGGGGCTCACCATCACCTCGTTCCGTCTCGCCTCCAACCAGCGCCGCTTCGACCGCGGGCAGAACGCGTGGGTGGACGGCGACACCAACTGGTACACCGTCACCGCCTTCCGGCAGCTCGGCACGCACGTCGCCAGCTCGATCGAGAAGGGGCAGCGGGTCATCGTCATCGGGCGCGTGCGGATCCGCGACTGGGAGAGCGGAGAGAAGTCGGGAACCACCATCGAGATCGACGCCGAGTCGATCGGCCACGATCTCACCTGGGGCCGGGCGACCTTCACGCGCACGGTCGTTGCGGCCAAGACCGACAGCGCGGAGGAGGCCGGTACGTCGGCGGCGGAGAGCGACGGCATGGACGATGCGCCCGCGCCGTCCGCCGAGTCGACCCTGGTCGGGGCGAGCTCCGTCCCATTCTGA